From Borrelia sp. RT5S, the proteins below share one genomic window:
- the pgsA gene encoding CDP-diacylglycerol--glycerol-3-phosphate 3-phosphatidyltransferase: MRYAGIISPNKVTFFRIILSFGILLIFFLENFWNPYLFLISIWFLIILNELTDVVDGYVARKYGLVSNIGKVLDPYADVLQHLTYFVFFFYKGITPYYFFVVFVYREISVGFIRNLIIQFNIVQQAKISGKLKSLFYAVATFASLFLYSLDKLKITMLFEKYVGSVLNVNFNFSFIIGIIYAISTFLVIVSFIDYLLVFLELKKYET; this comes from the coding sequence TTGAGGTATGCGGGAATAATTAGTCCAAACAAAGTGACTTTTTTTAGGATTATATTGTCTTTCGGTATATTGCTTATATTCTTCCTTGAAAATTTTTGGAATCCTTATCTGTTTTTAATCTCGATTTGGTTTTTAATTATTTTAAATGAATTAACAGATGTTGTCGATGGGTATGTTGCTAGAAAATATGGTTTGGTTAGCAATATAGGAAAAGTTTTAGATCCTTATGCAGATGTTCTGCAACACCTGACATATTTCGTTTTTTTCTTCTATAAGGGTATTACTCCGTATTATTTTTTTGTGGTATTTGTGTACCGTGAGATTTCCGTCGGTTTTATTCGAAATTTAATTATTCAATTTAACATAGTTCAACAGGCTAAAATTTCGGGTAAGTTAAAATCATTATTTTATGCTGTTGCAACATTTGCCAGTCTTTTTCTTTATAGTTTGGATAAATTGAAAATTACTATGCTGTTTGAGAAATATGTAGGGTCTGTTTTAAACGTAAATTTTAATTTTTCTTTTATCATCGGAATAATATATGCTATATCTACCTTTTTAGTTATTGTATCTTTTATCGATTATTTATTGGTGTTTTTGGAACTTAAAAAGTATGAAACTTAA
- the cyaB gene encoding class IV adenylate cyclase produces the protein MLEIESKAFIPKGEIKKILKLANRKFKFIREELKEDVYYCNTKQTIRIRKFNSSTDIVTFKNKLLDSDIEINKEIEFGIDNANAFILLLEEMKFKLLYKKNKKSLIYRKEDLTIEINEIENLGFFLEVEKIIKDKSELALAKTEIYEIMEDLQLKTNIEKKSYFELLSN, from the coding sequence ATGTTAGAAATCGAATCCAAAGCCTTCATTCCAAAAGGGGAAATTAAAAAGATCTTAAAACTAGCCAATCGAAAATTCAAATTCATAAGAGAAGAACTCAAAGAAGATGTGTATTATTGCAACACAAAACAAACAATTAGAATAAGAAAGTTTAACTCCTCAACGGACATTGTAACATTTAAGAACAAACTATTAGATAGCGATATAGAAATCAATAAAGAAATTGAATTTGGAATAGATAATGCAAATGCTTTCATACTACTTCTAGAAGAAATGAAATTCAAACTTTTATATAAAAAAAACAAAAAAAGTTTGATTTACAGAAAGGAAGACTTAACCATAGAAATAAATGAAATCGAAAATCTTGGATTCTTTCTAGAAGTGGAAAAAATCATTAAAGACAAAAGCGAATTAGCACTGGCCAAAACAGAAATCTATGAAATAATGGAAGATTTGCAGTTAAAAACCAATATTGAAAAAAAATCATATTTTGAACTACTAAGTAATTAA
- the thrS gene encoding threonine--tRNA ligase: MGKELDRDGILYKKRHSVAHVMAEAVLDLFPSTKIAIGPPIKDGFYYDFEFETHITENVLLLIENKMRDILKTGSPFVKEVITKEHALDLFKEQPYKIDLINNFGLEEEISIYRSHNFIDLCKGPHVDDMRKIDPKAFKLTSIAGAYWRGNEKNKMLTRIYGTLWNNERELKAYLNLREEIKRRDHRKLGRELNLFSIHEEIGPGLIFFHPNGARIRALVEDFWREEHFKNGYDILFTPHVGKSWLWETSGHLDFYKESMFEKIEMDKSSYYVKPMNCPFHIAIYNEGKHSYKDLPFRWAELGTVYRYEKIGALHGSMRVRGFTQDDAHIICTYEQVKSEVKEVLRFALYMWDKFGFTNLKAYLSTRPDKSVGSGEDWDMAVRVLEEALIDFNISYDVDDGGGAFYGPKIDLKIIDSLEREWQMSTIQFDFNLPERFKMTYTTEEGKDKRPFMIHRALLGSIERFFGILVEHYGGAFPVWLAPLQVVIIPVNNIVEQYALKILSLFKEGGIRIKLDNNCNTRMNAKIRGYQAKKVPYMFIIGERELETDRVSIRTRTNEQIDGLGLEEAFEFVKLKIKHKEIL; the protein is encoded by the coding sequence ATGGGTAAAGAGTTAGACAGAGATGGTATTTTGTATAAAAAAAGGCATTCAGTTGCTCATGTTATGGCAGAAGCAGTGCTTGATCTATTTCCAAGTACTAAGATTGCAATAGGTCCCCCAATTAAAGATGGATTTTATTATGATTTTGAGTTTGAAACTCATATTACAGAAAATGTTCTTTTGTTAATAGAGAACAAGATGCGAGATATTTTAAAGACGGGTAGTCCTTTTGTAAAGGAGGTAATTACTAAAGAGCATGCTTTGGACTTGTTTAAAGAGCAGCCCTACAAAATAGATTTAATCAATAACTTTGGCCTTGAAGAGGAGATCTCGATATATAGGAGTCATAATTTCATTGATCTTTGCAAGGGACCTCATGTTGATGATATGCGTAAAATTGACCCAAAAGCTTTTAAGTTGACCAGTATTGCCGGTGCTTATTGGCGTGGTAATGAAAAAAATAAAATGCTTACTCGCATCTACGGAACTTTGTGGAATAATGAGAGAGAGCTTAAGGCATATCTTAACTTAAGAGAAGAGATAAAAAGAAGGGATCACAGGAAACTTGGGCGAGAGCTTAATTTATTTTCCATTCATGAAGAGATAGGGCCAGGACTTATATTTTTTCACCCTAATGGTGCTAGAATAAGGGCTTTGGTAGAAGATTTTTGGAGAGAAGAACATTTTAAAAATGGGTATGATATTCTTTTTACACCTCATGTGGGTAAATCTTGGCTTTGGGAAACATCTGGACACCTAGATTTTTATAAGGAGAGCATGTTTGAGAAAATTGAGATGGATAAGAGTAGTTATTATGTTAAGCCTATGAATTGTCCGTTTCATATTGCGATTTATAATGAGGGGAAGCATTCTTATAAGGATTTACCTTTCAGATGGGCTGAGCTTGGCACAGTGTATCGCTATGAGAAAATAGGTGCGCTTCATGGTTCTATGCGTGTTAGAGGATTTACGCAAGATGATGCGCACATCATATGTACCTATGAGCAAGTTAAGTCAGAGGTTAAGGAAGTTTTAAGATTTGCACTTTATATGTGGGATAAATTTGGGTTTACAAACTTAAAAGCGTATCTTTCTACAAGGCCGGATAAATCTGTAGGAAGTGGTGAAGACTGGGATATGGCTGTAAGAGTATTAGAGGAAGCTTTAATTGATTTTAATATTTCTTACGATGTTGATGATGGCGGTGGAGCCTTTTATGGCCCTAAGATTGATCTTAAAATAATAGATTCTCTTGAAAGAGAATGGCAGATGAGTACAATTCAATTTGATTTTAATTTACCTGAAAGATTTAAAATGACTTATACTACGGAAGAAGGTAAGGATAAGAGACCTTTTATGATTCATCGTGCTCTTCTTGGTTCTATTGAAAGATTTTTTGGAATTTTGGTTGAACATTACGGAGGAGCGTTCCCTGTATGGCTTGCGCCTCTTCAAGTTGTCATTATTCCTGTGAATAATATTGTAGAGCAATATGCACTAAAAATTTTATCCTTATTTAAAGAGGGAGGTATTAGGATAAAGCTTGATAATAATTGTAATACAAGAATGAATGCGAAGATTAGAGGATATCAGGCTAAAAAAGTTCCTTATATGTTTATAATAGGAGAGAGAGAGTTAGAGACAGATAGGGTTTCTATTAGAACTAGAACTAATGAGCAGATTGATGGGCTCGGACTTGAAGAAGCTTTTGAATTTGTGAAATTAAAAATAAAGCATAAGGAGATTTTATAA